Below is a genomic region from Elephas maximus indicus isolate mEleMax1 chromosome 22, mEleMax1 primary haplotype, whole genome shotgun sequence.
CTTCTGTCTCATCTCAGTTCTCTGAAACTGAGTCCCCCAGAGGAAACTGGTCCCCAAGTTCTTGAGGGTTCACTGAAGAGACTTCggtttgctaatttttttcatccttttagtGTTCAAAAGTTTTAGAACGACTCCTTGCCGTTTCCAGTTTTTAAATAGTCAAATCTCCTTCTCTCCCACAAGTTAACAGTCTGGTGCAGATCCATAAAAGTGGGAGGAAGGAGCGCTGGGGAGGGGCCTGTCACATCAGGAAGGGGTTCCATCTCTGCAACCGTGGGGAGAGAAGGCGCCGCACGGGGCTCCAGCGCCTCTCCTTCAAACAAGCCCCCTGAAAATGCAAAATCTAGTCACGCTCAGTTCCTTCAATGGGTACACCTCTGAGTGCCAGGCCAGCTCTAAGACGAAACACCACCACGCTGAGAGAAAAGGACTAAGATGGCCACTCTCGTCactttctgtgtgctccatcatACTTCCAGGAACCGGGAGCTGCTGGACTTGGAGTGGAATGGTTCAGACCACATCCGCCGTAGGTCACCCTGGGAAGGACGAAAAAGCCTAAGTCACAGGTTTAAACAACTTGATCAGGGTGCTTCTGTGAAGGATCAAAGGGGATTCACATTTTACTCACAGAAAGGCAGCCCACCATTCTTAGAAGAACTTACTAGGATAGATGCTCTTAGGCTCCCTGAGCCTTAGGAAAGGCTTCAGCCAACTCTATCCTCATGTAAGTTCTATCACTTAGGAGTCAAATGAGGGAGACAAGTTAATTAACTtgtgtctgtttcctcatttgtaaagcgGGGATGATAATCAAATCTTGTAAGGCAGATAATGCTCTCTCTAGGTCTAGTTTTATCATACCTTGCCACCCCACTATTAAATCTTTCATAATTATTTCCAAACTTTACCGCAAGGTATTAAAACACTGTTAGGTGGCCATAAGGTGCCGCTTTTAAGAGAAACAGGAAGTCTCTATAGCTGGGCTCTTTGGATTTCCGTTAATTAACCTGCaaccaggtggtacagtggtctaACTCATTACCATTTTCTGCCAGAGGCTTTGAGAATCCAGAAGAGATTGCTAACTCCAGGTTAGCAAACAGATACACATTGTCAAGATCAAGAGCTCAGGGGCTTCAGCAGAACCACCCCCAGCAAGGAGACTACATATCCAAGCACAGGGTCAATGCCAGTACATTGCTTTCACGGGTTCACAGCTCCTTCTCTCACCTTTAAATAGGCCATCGTGAGGAGTGGCAATAAGGTAAATGGCACCAAGTAGAGAAGGGCAGGCTGGGCTGCTCGGTGAATGCGAGATGCCACAGTAGCAGTTAGGAGACCTAGGAGGAGAGAGAAATGTTCAGGAATAACTCAAGGGGCCAGCCCTGAAAGGGCAGAAGCTCTGTTACTTGGTTGCCTCTTGGTAAAGTCTTGAGATTATACGAATTTAATGTGACaaaattctattaaaaatggAATGTGGAACagcacagcttaaaaaaaaaccttggcctCCAAGGACCTGTGACTGGCCAAGTCCCACTCCTTGCTCAGGATCAGGGGCTCAAACCCTCACTTACCATGTAGCCCAGAATGTGCTTGGCCTCCTTCTGTCTCCTGTGCTATGAGATGCTGGACTTGGAGGCCCAAGACCTGGATTCAAGTTCCAACTCCGCTACTTATGatggctatgtgaccttggttcaggcatttcacctctctgagcctgtttcctcatctgtctaaTGGGATACTAGCACTCGCCTCTCAGAGTTTCGGGGCTAGAATGAAGCCATGTGTCTGAAAGTGTTGCTGGTCAGTAAGAGGCACTGAGGCGGGTGAGGGGCTCCTTCCACTGACTCTGCACTATTCCTTGCCAACTGCTGAAGTGCTCTAAGTACTGCCTTGTCTCTTCCTGTCTGCCCACAAGGGAGCTGGCTACAGAAAAAATGGGAGCTCTGGTCAGAGGTGACAGAGATACTAGAACCAATAAACGTAAAGTAGGAAATAAACATGACATTCATTAAACTCAAGCTGACCATAAGCCATTGTGTGGGATGTTCTTGGCTTTGAGGATCACCCTTGGTCTTCTCACAGTGTGCTTCTGCTGTGCTGCCAGAGGGGCACTGAGCTACTCATGATCGACATCTGTCATCTAATGGGCCAGTAGAGTTTCTCTGGTGGTGTCCTTCCGCCCAGCGTTTGCAGCTGGAAGACCTAATTTAATTCCAGGGGGTTGGAGAACGGCCAGAGGGGCTCGTCTGCAGTCTCTGGTTCACTCTTACCTACAAAGTACCCAATGAGGGTGCAGTGAAAGTAGGAGACCTTCTGCATGCGCCCAGAGATGTTGGCAGGTCCAGAGGCCCCACAGGAGTCACCACTGGCTTGTTTTTTGTAGTTGTCGTAACGAAGGACAAAGCACAGCAGCAGACCGGGCATCACGATGTCCCCAATACCCAGCATAGAGAAGTGACTGCCTGTGGAGCTGGAATGGAGTTTCACATGTTAGGGATGCCACACGCTACAACCCAGTTGCTACTCTTTCTGGGCAAAGTCTGCCAGCTTTTTAAGAAGTCAAAGAACTTCCGGGAATGGTGGAAGAAAAGTCTACTGAACAACACAGATTTTTAAGAGTTTAGAGATTCAAAATCACAAGAGTACTGGCAACAGAGGTCTACCACCTGGCCTGCAGTGCTTCAGCGGGGCACCTCGGAAGTGACTGCTGAAACCAACTGCCTAAGTACTGCCTCCTCTAGCAGTGCCAGGCAGTTCGTTCTTTGTGACACAGTGACTGCCGAGGCTTCCAACGACCACCACCAGACACGGGAGCTTAAAGCAGCAGGTCAACATCCCCAGGATTATACTACCAGGAACTGCAGAATGTCAGCATTAGAACTTATTTTAACAAATGtctgagaaataaaaaagatccagACCCCCCTGTTCATTCCCTCTAGCCAACTTCAGAATGTGGTAATGACACTTAACGATTGGTTGTTTGATAAGATCAGCTGGTAATAATCTTTGTCATAAATTAGTATCCCTCCGTGTAAAACCTTTGTAAGTCCATAttcttttcctcatctataaaatagagatgACGACTCACTACCCCTTTTCAGTTATGGATTAAAAAGCCGTTGACAAAACACAGACTGATCAAGGCAGGGGACAGACAGGCCCAGGGAGGCAGTGGGCCACCTTCACAAACTGAGGGATGCCACTCCTACCTTGGGAAGACCAGTTTTCCAGGCAGAGACAGGCGAGGAACGTCACGCCCAACATTGGGTCCCAGATGGAGCTTGCGCGATAACACGTCAAGGGGGTTATCAGCTGGCTGCGTGGCCACCTTGACCATGACGTTGCTATTGAAGATGTAGGCTGAGAAAAACACCTGCGGAGTTGGAGAGAGGCCTTTAACAGAGGGAGCTGGAAGCCACCCGCTTTCAGCACGAGCTGTTCTTCAGAGCAGAGTCTCAGAACACTGTGACGTCGCTGCTTTCCTGACTGCGTGTGCCGAGGAGAAAGGGCGTATCTGCCCTTGGTGTGAACTGCAGATTTCTGAACTTCTCTCCACACCCAAAGATGAGCCCTTACTGTGTAACTGGGTGTGCTCCCCTGCAGATAACCATGTCTACCTGTTAACTCTCCCACCATAAGCATCACACGCTGACCACCTACTGTAATACGTCTCAACAGACAAACAGGGTCGGATAGCCGCCTGCTCACCTCTTAAGGCGTACAGCTCAGGACTGCAGGAGTGGTCACAGACAGTGGTCTTGCAGGCCAGATTTTGGACACTCCTGGCTGACAGTTCTCAGGTGTGAACGCACCACTTAAACACAAGGGAGAGCAGGGATGCCAGGAAACACACTCACCCAAAAGACGTCATAGATCAGAAGCCCTGAGAGAAGCAGGCAGGAGACCTTGAGGCTCGGCAGGCGGACAAAGGCGATCATGGCGACACAGAGGCCCATGGCCAGAGCTGGGGAGGAGACAGCACAGGCAGCAGTCAGTGTGTGCCATACTGACTCGTTGTCTTTCCGCCAACTATTCAACTTCTAAATCTAAGTTTTTAATACTTATTACAAACATAGTAACTGCActgtagaaaatacagacaagcaAAATCTAACAAGAGTTTGCAACTTTTGGCAAAGATCAGGCAGCCCTACGCTCCAGTCTCAGATGTTTGTACTTCACTAGTACAACTTCAGgttcctgggtggcccaaatggtttgtgcttgactacaaacctgaaggttggctgttcgaacccacccagtgatgctgtggaaaacaggcctggtgattgatctgtttccgtaaagattacagctaagaaaaccctatggagcagttctactctgtaacacatggggtcaccatgagtcagaattgactcaatggcaatgggttttaggagTGCAACTTTAGACCACACTGACCTGTGGTATTTGggggaaatttcttttctcatgcTACAGTGCTCAACTGTTTAAGACCCAGGAGATTCCCtattttgaaccaccaagctcTAACTTATCAAGAAAGGAAAGAACCTGGTAGGACAGTCACCCCCAACTCCTCTTCCACATATCAATATCCAGAAACCTAAATGtcataaatggagccctggtggtgtaacagttaagtgcttggctactaactgaatgaTTGGTAGttcgaaaccacccagcagctctgcaggagaaaaaacctggcagtttgttcccatcaagattacagtccagaaaaccctatggggtagttctggggtcgctatgagttggaatcaactcaacggcatctagGAACGACAAGAAATGTCATAAAAACCAGATTTGCTCTGTTTGGGACATCCTAgttcttattatttcctttcccccaTTACTATGGATAAGTGATCCTTGCTTCCTGTTTTAAAGTCATTTACACCCTAGACCACATCTCTTTTCATTTACTGAAGTATATCGTTTCAGCAAGTCCTCCTCTCCACTAGATTTTTCCCATCAATGTAAAAACGTGCTACAATTTCTTCTATCTTAAAAACCTCTTGTCCTAGAAATTCCCCTCCTAGCTACTACCCCATTTCTCTGCTTTCCTTTGTAGCAAAGGTCCTCTGAAGAGTTGTGTATTTCAGCGGTCTCTAATTCCTTTCTTCCCATTAAGTTTTTAATACTTATTACAAACGTAGTAACTGCActgtagaaaatacagacaagtaaaatctggaaaaaaattaCATCCCTACTACCCAGAAATTACCACTGTTAAGTATCTTCCCagaattttttatatatgtatttttatttaatctAAATGAGATTACAAAAGCTGCCTTTTTTAAAAGCCAACAATCTCTAGTGTTCATTTCAGTGAATTTTCATCTTCTTTAATCAAATTTCATCAATTGGCTCCAAGATGTCTTTTCCAGATGGTTTGTCCAAGCCAGTATTGAATCCTGTGCATCTGTGTATgtctttaaaatttctttcagtctgttactgctgctgttgttaggtgccgtagagtcagttctgactcatggcaaccctgtgttcaacagaaggagacactgcctgatcctgcaccaccatcacgactgttgctatgtttgagcccactgttgcagccactgtgtcaatctatctccttgagggtctttctctttttttgctgatcctctctaccaagcacgatgtcaaTCTTTgaggaatggtccctcctgataacatgtccaaagcacgttgAGACGAAATcttaaccatccttgcttctgaagagcattctggctgtacttcttccaagctagatttgtacattcttttggcagtccatagtttagtcaatattctttgccaacaccataattcaaaagcattaattcttcttcagtcttcttattcacggcccagctttcacatgcatgtgaagcaattgaaagtatcatggcttgggttaggtgtaccttagtcctcaaagtgacatctttgctttttaacacttcaaagaggtcttttgcagatttgtccgATGCCAAGCATcgtttttcttgactgctgcttccatgggggctGATTtgggattcaagtaaaatgaaatccttcacaacttcaataccttctctgtttatcatgatgctgcttatcggtccagttgtgagaatttttgttttctttatgttgaggtgtaatccataccgaaggctgtggtctttgatcttcatcaataagtgcttccaatcctctttgctttcaacaagcaaaactgtgccatctgcagaacacaggttgctaacgagttttcctccaatcctgatgccacattcttcttcaaacagtccagcttctcagactatttgctcagcatacaggctgaataagtgtggtggaaggatacaacctttccagattttaaaccatgcagtatctctttgaatgactgcttcttgcttggtctacgtacaggttcctcatgagcacaattaagtgttctggaatttccattcttcgcaatgttatgtatgcatcatttgttatgatccacatagtagaatgcctttgtataatcagtaaaacacaggtaaacatctttctggtattctctgcttttagccaagatttaTCTAACTCTGATattcctcgttccacgtcctcttctgaatccagcttgaatttctggcagttccctgtcaatgtactgctgcaactgtttttgaattatctttgcaACCTTATACttgtatgtggtattaatgataatgtttgataatttcctcattctggtggatcacctttctttggaatgggcacaaacgtgAATCTCtaccagtcagctggccaggtaagctgctttccaaatttcttggtatagatgagtacttccagcattgtatgattgtttaaacatctcagctggtattctgtcaattctctgagccttgtttttcgccaatgccttcagtgcagcttggactttttccttcagtaccatcagttcttgatcatgtactacctcctgaaatggctgaacatcaatcaattctttttggtatagtgactctgtgtattccttccatcttcttttgatgcttcctgtgttgtttaacattttccccgtagaattcttcaatattgcaactcgaggcttcatttttttcttcagttcttttcagcctgagaaatgccaagcatgttcttctttccttttggttttctaactccaggtctttgcatgtttcattataataaaatttcagTCTGGTACAGCCTTCCCCCCACCCCgcttttttaatgacttcttgagGCCAGGTCATTTGTCCTACACAATGTCcaaccttctgaatttctctgGTCCTTCCCGATTATGGTTGGCTCTTTCCTCTATCCTGTGTGTTAACTATAAATGCGAAGTTATTATCTAAGGGTTAGATAAACTCAAGCCATTCTCTTTCATCTCTCTTACTTCACTGAAACTGTTTCTCAGGGTTACCAACGATACTCATTGCTAAACCCAATCAATGATCAATCTCTGTATTCATCTTACCTGACCCAGTGGATTGCTCCCTTCTTCTGGAAATACTTTCTCACTTGACTGTAACGCTACCACACTCTCCTGCTTCCTCCTACCTCACAGGCACccccttctcaggttcctctgtagCTCTTGCTCAATTCCCAGACCTCCCTGGGCTCATCCTCAAATCTTTTTCTTACCTCCATTCACTCCCTTGGTAATCTCAATCCAATCTCCAGGCTTTAGAGGCTATATGTTGTCATCTCCCATGTTTTTATTTATCATCTGTGTATCTCCTTTGAACTTCAGACTCATACATGGCCTGAGCGACATCACTACTTAGATGTCtaatgtcgttgttagttgccattgagtcagctctgacttcaccatgaccttatgtgtaacaaaaGAAAATACCATCCAGTCCTGTACTttacgtataacagaagaaaacagtaTCCAGTCCTATGCCTTCTTCATGAtcatcggtatgtttgagtccactgctgtggctactgtgtcaatccatctcattgatggtttcccttgtttttgttggccatttactttaccaaatatgttatctttttctagtgactggtctttcctgatgacgtgtccaaagtaagttgtgtcaaagtctcaccatccttgcttctaaggagcatcctgattGTATTTCTCAGACTGATTTGTTTGGTTCTCGTGGCAGACCAcgatgaaaaaccctatggatgtctaatgaaccagttgcctttgagtcgattttgactcatggtgacctcatgtgtgtcagagtagaactgtcctccaaacagttttcaatggctcattttttgcaAGTAAACTGCTCGGCCTTtgcctttcttcccagacacctctgggtggacttgaacctccaacattttggttagtagctgagtgcattaagtttactgtttgtaccacacagggactcacGTTCAAAACTCAATTCTAAACAGAGTCCCACCATACTGTCCTATCTCAGTGCATTTATTCTAGTCTTCCATTTGGCCGATGACAACCTGTGGGGTCATTTTGGACTCCTCTCTTCTCTCACAACCAGCCTGAGACACCCACtgtcatctcttgcctggatggCTGCAGTAAACTCCCATACCTGTTCTCTGCCTCCACCTTGTCCCCTACAGTCTCTCCTCCACAGAGTAGAAAGATTTTCTTAAAACCGAAGTCAGGTTTTATTGGTCCCCTGCTCAAAACCCTTAACCAACTTCCCATTTCATAcagagaaaaagccaaaatcttCAGTGGTTGGTAGGGTCCTACTATCTTTCGGACCATCTCCTTGTGCTAGTCACACTGGCCCTGCGGTTCCTTCAATCTGCCCAGCAGGTTCCTGATGCAGTGCTTTTGCACTTGCTGGGCCCCCTGCCTTAAACAATCTTGTCACAAATATTTACCTGGCTCATGCCAACTCTTTTAGGTTTTTACTTAAGTGTTTACTTGTTAACAACAATTCGATGTTCCTGCAAGGTGCATTTAAAATTATACATCcttcctatccttttttttttctcttgcaccTCTCAACATctgatatacatttttttttttttaattgtctcctGAAGAGGGCAGGGTTCAGTGTTGCATCCCTGAAGtctagaacagggcctggcagaTGATTGGTCTCTCCCTGCCTTCAgctttcctcctctttcttctgaAAACACAGATCTGGTTAGGTCACATAGCTGCTTATGAGTTTTCCATGGTTTCTCACAGTGGGATGAATGTAGACCTCCTTGGTCAGGCACTGCAGGTACACACGGGGATGTTCTCCATTGTGTAGCCCTCTGTTCCCAACATGCACTTCCTGCTGCTCTATTCTCTAGCTGCTCTATTCTCTAGCCACTCACATATCACACCTCCCAATGCCTACTATATTTTTCATGTTCTGCACAGAAGGCCCTGCCCCGGTTTCTTTGCCTGGAAAATTCCTCATTCTTAAAGTGCCAGGTCAGAAAGTCATTCCCCAGGGAGTCTTTCCTGATCTAACCAGAATAAGTTGTTCCTTCTTTGTAATGCCACAGAACTTTGAATATCTCTCAACTCATTCATCCACCCCATGATAGTGTGATTATTTATGTACAAGTGAGTCTACTCCTGAAACTAAGTGCTCCTGGTGGGCAGAAACCAAGTCTCAGTCTTTCTGTGGATCCCCCAGTACATGACACAGTAGGca
It encodes:
- the SPPL3 gene encoding signal peptide peptidase-like 3, producing the protein MAEQTYSWAYSLVDSSQVSTFLISILLIVYGSFRSLNMDFENQDKEKDSNSSSGSFNGNSTNNSIQTIDSTQALFLPIGASVSLLVMFFFFDSVQVVFTICTAVLATIAFAFLLLPMCQYLTRPCSPQNKISFGCCGRFTAAELLSFSLSVMLVLIWVLTGHWLLMDALAMGLCVAMIAFVRLPSLKVSCLLLSGLLIYDVFWVFFSAYIFNSNVMVKVATQPADNPLDVLSRKLHLGPNVGRDVPRLSLPGKLVFPSSTGSHFSMLGIGDIVMPGLLLCFVLRYDNYKKQASGDSCGASGPANISGRMQKVSYFHCTLIGYFVGLLTATVASRIHRAAQPALLYLVPFTLLPLLTMAYLKGDLRRMWSEPFHSKSSSSRFLEV